In the Corynebacterium gerontici genome, one interval contains:
- a CDS encoding DEAD/DEAH box helicase, whose product MPEYLLHGLWSNDVGLMLWIEQSEGHKILTRDAVPREAFPPVVWQVLESKRLTHFQPVTLLTPKGRTVNISKLPTLAFYPEQAVGIFELLSTINALSATSVQRQALAPDLQWLIRMYQGLLTFVRAGRVSIRMAFRDQLWWPQWVLSSGLNERGWIAQMLAAAPGVLVRNAGETVAEDIAEVMTHWIANHLLADLAEAPRPHDWHAFSRALLRSEPLQRANPKLLGALGKWRNSVSTANLSLVVLIEEPEEEDGEQRDVNNLLWPVKIMMRSGVEAPQPIVLRQCDRAMVEALRESHNKLLKIAPILDYRRDLPPGVVPVWSEDALGDWDSVLTTEELAHFVRNEVQALSKGGFTIMLPKVWSAKKEHTRIKVEIGGPLISRFGLDQIVEYDWKVSVGSTELTEEQMRSLVRSKSGLLLLDGKWVVADPAQVRQVEAYLEQLEGQSQHRLRKRADEARMRAELAALRDDPRAEALAAEAADLAALADDPESSLTTISDLRELALDEEHEELVEYEGDPWYQQLLGVLDGEAAPAPQRVAIPPTVRAELREYQRRGVDWLHWMANNGVGAVLADDMGLGKTLQVLALEAIERADGQAEPTLVVAPTSVVGNWAAEAARFVPHLRVLVLHGAKRPKGEDLLAAVAAADLVVSSYGVLQRDAEDLAGVHWWRVVLDEAQAIKNAHTKASKAARSLPSTHRLALTGTPIENKLAELHSILDFVNRGVLGTASSFRNNFARAIERYNDEAASARLKRLSAPFILRRLKSDPSIIDDLPEKNEHIIPVQLTPEQAALYEAFVHGVADQLHNAPGLKDIEKKGKVLMAITKIKQICNHPAHFLGDHSPMTHKGRHRSGKVAKLMEILSDAQLDGEKVLIFTQYTAFGHMLVPYVREFFGLDIPFLHGGVSKAGRDRMVKQFQSEQGPPVMVLSLKAGGTGLNLTAANVVVHMDRWWNPAVENQATDRAYRIGQGRDVRVYKLMTTGTLEESINEVINGKIALANAVVGAGEGWLTELEPEQLLELMRLRKGAVDGEGA is encoded by the coding sequence ATGCCTGAGTACCTCCTCCACGGACTGTGGTCGAACGACGTGGGTCTCATGTTGTGGATTGAACAAAGCGAAGGCCACAAGATCCTCACGCGCGACGCGGTGCCCCGAGAGGCGTTCCCGCCGGTGGTGTGGCAGGTACTCGAGTCCAAACGATTGACCCATTTTCAGCCCGTCACATTGCTCACCCCCAAAGGGCGCACGGTCAATATTTCGAAGCTTCCCACTTTGGCCTTCTATCCGGAGCAGGCGGTTGGGATTTTCGAGCTGTTGAGTACCATCAACGCGCTCTCTGCCACGAGCGTCCAGCGTCAAGCCCTGGCACCTGATTTGCAGTGGCTGATTCGCATGTACCAGGGTCTGCTCACCTTCGTGCGGGCTGGGCGCGTGAGCATCCGGATGGCTTTTCGTGATCAGCTTTGGTGGCCCCAATGGGTGCTTTCCAGTGGATTGAACGAGCGCGGTTGGATCGCGCAGATGTTGGCAGCGGCACCGGGAGTGCTAGTGCGCAACGCCGGGGAAACCGTGGCCGAAGACATTGCCGAGGTCATGACGCACTGGATTGCAAACCATCTGTTGGCCGATTTGGCTGAGGCTCCGCGGCCACACGATTGGCATGCGTTCAGCCGGGCGCTGCTACGATCTGAGCCTTTGCAGCGTGCGAACCCGAAGCTCTTGGGGGCTCTAGGTAAATGGCGCAATTCAGTGAGCACCGCCAATCTGTCTTTGGTGGTGCTCATTGAAGAACCGGAAGAAGAAGACGGCGAGCAACGCGACGTCAACAATTTGCTGTGGCCGGTGAAGATCATGATGCGCAGCGGGGTGGAGGCACCGCAGCCGATTGTGCTGCGCCAATGTGACCGAGCGATGGTGGAGGCGCTGCGGGAATCCCACAATAAACTGCTCAAGATCGCCCCGATCCTCGATTATCGCCGCGATCTTCCACCGGGAGTCGTACCGGTGTGGAGCGAGGATGCCCTGGGGGACTGGGATAGCGTCCTCACAACCGAGGAATTGGCTCATTTTGTTCGCAATGAGGTGCAAGCGCTGAGCAAGGGGGGCTTCACCATCATGCTGCCGAAGGTGTGGAGCGCTAAAAAAGAGCACACCCGCATAAAAGTTGAAATCGGTGGGCCGCTGATCTCCCGTTTCGGGCTCGATCAAATCGTCGAATATGACTGGAAGGTTTCTGTCGGCTCAACTGAGCTCACCGAAGAACAAATGCGTTCCCTGGTGCGTTCCAAGTCTGGGTTATTGCTGCTCGACGGCAAATGGGTGGTGGCGGACCCCGCACAAGTGCGCCAGGTGGAGGCGTATCTAGAGCAACTGGAAGGCCAATCGCAGCATCGCCTGCGAAAAAGGGCGGACGAGGCTCGCATGCGTGCGGAACTGGCCGCTCTACGCGATGATCCCCGCGCAGAAGCATTAGCGGCAGAAGCTGCGGACCTTGCAGCCTTGGCGGATGATCCGGAATCTTCGCTCACCACCATCAGTGATCTTCGTGAGCTTGCCCTTGACGAAGAGCATGAAGAGCTTGTGGAATACGAGGGTGATCCTTGGTACCAACAATTGCTCGGTGTGCTGGATGGGGAAGCCGCACCAGCACCGCAGCGGGTGGCGATTCCGCCGACAGTGCGGGCTGAACTGCGCGAATATCAACGTCGCGGTGTTGATTGGCTGCACTGGATGGCAAACAATGGTGTGGGCGCAGTGCTTGCCGACGACATGGGGCTGGGCAAAACCCTCCAAGTGCTCGCACTTGAGGCGATTGAACGAGCCGATGGGCAAGCTGAGCCGACGCTAGTGGTGGCGCCAACTTCAGTGGTGGGGAACTGGGCCGCGGAGGCTGCGAGGTTTGTGCCGCACCTGCGGGTGCTTGTGCTGCACGGCGCAAAGCGGCCCAAGGGCGAGGATCTGCTCGCGGCCGTCGCTGCGGCCGATCTGGTGGTGAGCAGCTATGGCGTGCTGCAGCGAGACGCAGAAGATCTCGCCGGGGTGCATTGGTGGAGGGTGGTGCTTGACGAGGCACAGGCGATCAAGAACGCGCACACCAAGGCTTCAAAGGCTGCACGTTCGCTTCCCTCGACCCATCGCCTTGCTCTGACGGGTACGCCGATTGAAAACAAACTGGCTGAGCTTCATTCAATCCTCGATTTTGTCAATCGTGGTGTGTTGGGCACCGCTTCGTCTTTTCGGAACAACTTTGCTCGCGCGATCGAGCGCTATAATGACGAAGCCGCATCTGCTCGCCTGAAACGATTGAGCGCACCCTTCATTCTTCGCAGATTGAAGTCGGATCCCAGCATCATTGATGATCTTCCAGAAAAGAATGAACACATCATCCCGGTGCAACTCACGCCCGAGCAGGCCGCATTGTATGAGGCTTTCGTCCATGGCGTTGCGGACCAATTGCACAATGCGCCGGGCTTAAAGGACATCGAGAAAAAGGGCAAAGTGCTCATGGCGATTACCAAGATCAAGCAGATCTGCAATCACCCGGCACATTTTCTTGGCGATCATTCGCCAATGACGCACAAAGGGCGTCACCGTTCTGGCAAGGTGGCCAAGTTGATGGAGATCCTCAGCGACGCGCAGCTCGATGGGGAAAAGGTGCTGATCTTCACCCAGTACACCGCTTTCGGTCACATGCTTGTTCCCTATGTTCGGGAATTCTTTGGGTTGGACATTCCCTTCCTCCACGGCGGGGTTTCCAAAGCAGGACGTGATCGCATGGTCAAGCAATTCCAATCCGAGCAGGGGCCGCCGGTGATGGTGTTGTCTTTGAAAGCTGGTGGCACGGGGCTGAACCTCACGGCAGCAAATGTGGTGGTGCACATGGATCGATGGTGGAACCCAGCGGTGGAGAATCAGGCCACCGACCGCGCTTATAGAATCGGCCAGGGTCGGGATGTTCGCGTGTACAAGCTGATGACCACGGGCACATTGGAAGAATCCATCAATGAAGTGATCAATGGCAAGATTGCCTTGGCCAATGCGGTAGTTGGAGCAGGTGAAGGTTGGCTCACTGAACTCGAACCTGAGCAATTGCTGGAACTCATGCGACTCAGGAAGGGGGCAGTAGATGGCGAGGGTGCGTAA
- a CDS encoding metallophosphoesterase family protein: MKTTFLHTSDFQIGMRRWWLDAEAEPRFANDRIQAIRRVHDLALQFGCDFIVVAGDFFDANSLSMQTILRVKEELKRLKIPAVFVAGNHDPLTADSMYGEIEGMDNVVVARDNTPFEVVPGVEVVAAPLKVKRADSDLVAAAIEGLEPSATIRIAVGHGQAESRSNDIRPDEISLSLVEQRICEGAIDFLALGDTHSAQPVGSSGKVWFSGSPEATDFRNLQTGGGENNSGNALVVAIEKTGAEEASVSVSEHQVGQWTFEEHTSLVNSLEDAKAFVETLERYPDKRNTAIRYSLQGVVNLETSQYLEDELTRLEEVFAALYEHERFMDMQVVPDDGEVNNLGLSGFAVRALEELHQREDDTARNAAKLLLRLGRK, translated from the coding sequence ATGAAAACAACATTTCTTCACACTTCAGACTTCCAAATCGGTATGAGAAGATGGTGGCTTGATGCTGAGGCGGAGCCGCGATTTGCCAATGACCGAATTCAGGCCATTCGTCGCGTACACGATTTAGCTCTACAGTTCGGCTGCGATTTTATTGTGGTGGCTGGCGACTTCTTCGATGCCAACTCTCTTTCCATGCAGACGATCTTGCGGGTAAAAGAGGAGCTGAAGCGGCTCAAAATACCCGCGGTTTTTGTGGCAGGCAACCACGACCCGCTTACTGCGGATTCTATGTACGGCGAAATTGAGGGGATGGACAACGTCGTCGTTGCCCGGGACAACACGCCATTTGAGGTGGTGCCGGGGGTGGAAGTGGTAGCTGCCCCGCTCAAGGTGAAGCGTGCTGATAGTGACCTCGTAGCTGCCGCGATTGAGGGGTTGGAGCCAAGCGCCACCATTCGGATTGCCGTTGGCCACGGGCAGGCGGAATCTCGTTCCAACGACATCCGCCCTGATGAGATTTCTTTGTCCTTGGTTGAACAACGAATCTGCGAGGGTGCGATCGACTTTTTAGCTTTAGGCGATACACACTCGGCACAGCCCGTTGGCAGCAGTGGCAAGGTTTGGTTCTCTGGCTCGCCTGAAGCAACGGATTTCCGTAACCTGCAAACCGGTGGTGGTGAAAATAATTCCGGCAATGCGCTGGTGGTGGCGATTGAGAAGACGGGTGCCGAGGAAGCCTCGGTCTCTGTTTCCGAGCATCAGGTTGGTCAATGGACCTTTGAAGAACACACCTCGCTGGTGAACTCCCTGGAAGATGCCAAAGCGTTCGTGGAAACTCTGGAGCGCTATCCCGATAAACGCAACACCGCGATCCGATACAGCCTCCAAGGGGTGGTGAATTTGGAAACCTCTCAATATTTAGAGGACGAGCTGACGCGCCTGGAAGAGGTCTTCGCCGCTCTTTATGAGCATGAGCGGTTTATGGATATGCAGGTGGTGCCCGACGATGGAGAGGTCAATAACCTCGGTCTTTCGGGGTTTGCTGTGCGAGCACTCGAGGAACTCCACCAACGTGAGGACGATACTGCACGCAATGCAGCCAAATTGCTGCTCCGCCTGGGAAGGAAGTAG